A region of the Amycolatopsis sp. cg13 genome:
GTCTGCTACGTGGCCTTGAGCTGGTCCGCGGCCTCGGTGACCGCGTTCAGCCTGTGCGCGCGGCTCGGCATCGAACTGAACACGCTGGGCAAAGTCCTCGTGATCGTCGCGATCGCCGCCGCGACGCTGGTGATCAGCGTCTACGGCCACTCCGTGATCGTGCGCCTCTACCTGCCGCTCGCCATCGTGACGACCGCGGTTTTCCTGGTGCTGGGCGGTTTCCTGATCCGGCACACCGCGTGGAGCTACCAGCCCGCGACGCCGCTGCACGGGGCCGCGCTGTGGGCGGCGCTGGCCGGCGGCGTGGCCCTGGTCGCGTCCGCCGCGCTGTCGTACAACACCAGCGCGGACTTCGCGCGGTATCTCCCGCGCGACACCAAACCGTTCGCTGTCGCCGCCTGGACCGCCGCCGGAGCCTTCCTGCCGAGCGTCGCGTTCACCGCGCTCGGCGCGTTCGCCGCGACCACTTTGGACATGAGCGACCCGCAAACCGCGCTGGAATCCGTTCTGCCGTCCTGGTTCACCCCGATCTTCCTGATCGCGGTGATCCTCGGCGCGATCGCCAACAACGCGATGACCGTCTACAGCTCCGGCCTCGCGCTGCAGGCGATCGGCGTCCGCTTGCGCCGTTCCCGCAGCGTCCTGCTCGACGGCACCGCCGGAGTGCTGCTCACCCTGTACGCCTTGCTCGTGTCCGATTTCCTCAAGGCAGTCAACGACCTGATGCAGCTGATGGTCGTCGTGCTCGGCCCGATGATGGCGATCTACGTGACCGACCTTCTGCTGCGCCGCAACCGCTACGACGGCCACGCGCTCGCCGACGAACGCCGCGGCGGCCCGTTCTGGTACGTCGGCGGCGTGCACTGGCCCGGCATCGCCGCCCTCGTCCTCGGCGCGACCGCGGCCGCCTGCTGCCTCTCCGTTCCCGGGATGTACACCGGATTCGTGGCGAGCGCGGCCGGCGGGATCGACTTCTCGCTGCCAGCCGGAATGCTGATCGCCGCCGCCGTCTACCTGCTCGCCGGCCGCCCCCGCGCCACCGTCTGACCTCGATCGCAAGGAACAGAATGCACCTCCTCGTCACCGACCCCGATCCGCACGCCCGCGGCGTTTCCCGCGGCACCCAGCTGCGCGCTGGCCTCGCAGACACGCTGGAGCTGTATCTGCGCTGGTTCGACACCCTCGGCATCCCCGAACAGCAGATCCGGACCGACGCACTCCGGTTGCTGGACCACGTCGACGCTTGGCGGAGCCGCTACGCCGACGAAATCGCGGGCATCGCCGCAGGTGCCGGGATCGAGCTGTGGCAGGCGGCAGCGCTCAACGGCCGTACGGAAATCATCGCCGCCGAACCGCGCACCCAGCCGGAATGCTCAACCCTCGTGCGCGTTCCCGGCTCCAACTCGCCGTTCGGCATCCAAACCTGGGACTGGCACATCGAACTGTCGGGC
Encoded here:
- a CDS encoding cytosine permease; protein product: MTAPATPPAPPGTSAPPPARSGRGPRVEAHGIDVIGDDERHGRARDLFGVWAAPNVSYLSLVVGGALVLSGLSLLQALAVIVVGNLCWALVGLVAVSGPAAGAPSEVIMRAMFGTRGNRFVIGLNGWLVSVCYVALSWSAASVTAFSLCARLGIELNTLGKVLVIVAIAAATLVISVYGHSVIVRLYLPLAIVTTAVFLVLGGFLIRHTAWSYQPATPLHGAALWAALAGGVALVASAALSYNTSADFARYLPRDTKPFAVAAWTAAGAFLPSVAFTALGAFAATTLDMSDPQTALESVLPSWFTPIFLIAVILGAIANNAMTVYSSGLALQAIGVRLRRSRSVLLDGTAGVLLTLYALLVSDFLKAVNDLMQLMVVVLGPMMAIYVTDLLLRRNRYDGHALADERRGGPFWYVGGVHWPGIAALVLGATAAACCLSVPGMYTGFVASAAGGIDFSLPAGMLIAAAVYLLAGRPRATV